CAGCGCCCGCAAGCCGCGGCACGCCGAACCGACGGTGCAGGTCAGGGCTTGGCTGCTCGCCCAGCGAGGTTGATCAAAAAGAAGTCACTTGCAACATACCAACTGAATGGTATGTATATGCGATGCCACGGCCAACCAAACAGTCGCCCGAACGCGGCAGCGCCCGCACCCGGCTCCTCGAAGCGGCGCGCGACGTCATCCGCGCCAAGGGCTTCGCCGCCACCAGCGTCGACGACCTCTGCCGTGCCGCAGACGTCACCAAGGGCGCGTTCTTCCATCATTTCGCCAGCAAGGAGGCGCTCGGCGTCGCAGCGGCGGAGTTCTGGACGCAGGAGGTCACCCCCTTCTTCGCAGCTGCGCCCTATCACAAGCCGGCCGACGCGCTCGACCGCGTCCTCGCCTATGTCGCCTTCCGCAAGGCGATCATCGCCGGCGATCTCTTCGAATTCACCTGCCTCGTCGGGACGATGGCGCAGGAGGTCCATGCGAGCGCACCCGACATCCGCGACGCCTGCGGCCGCAGCATCTTCGGCCATGCCGCGACGCTGGAAGCCGACATCGAACAGGCCCGCCAGGAGCGCGGGATCACAGCTGGCTGGACCGCCGAGAGCCTGGCGCGACACACCCAGGCCGTCCTCCAGGGCGGCTTCGTCCTGGCCAAGGCCGGCAACGAGCCCGAGCTCGCGCGCGAAAGCCTCGATCACCTCGACCGATACATCCGGCACCTTTTCCACGTCGCGGAGGATTTGGAGCATGAGCCAGCGCATGACGATCAGCTGTGCCTGCGGGCATACGCGGCTCGAAGTCGAGGGTGAACCGATCCTCGTCTCCGAATGCCTGTGCCACAGCTGCCGGGCGGCGGCGGCCCGGCTCGCCAAACTGCCGAATGCGAGGAGCATCCTGACCGCGTACGACGCGACGCCAACCGCCGAATATCGCAAGGACCGGATCCGGTTCGTCTCCGGCGCGGAAACCCTGCGCGAATTCCGGCTGTCTCCTGATGCCGGCTCGCGCCGCGTGGTCGCGACTTGCTGCAACACGCCGATCTTCCTGGAGATGAAGGGCGCGCACTGGCTCAGCCTCTATCTGCATCTCTGGCCCGAGGCGGCCCGCCCGGAACGCGACGCTGCGGACCATGACCGGCGACCTGCCCGACGCCTCGGCCCTGCCGGCCGACATCCCGAACCTGAAGACCCACACGGTCTCGTTCTACATGAAGCTGCTCGGCGCCTGGATCGCCATGGGCTTCCGCAATCCGAAGATCACCACAGCGGGGACGATCGATGCCTGACCACAAGATCGAGATCGAGAACGTCAACGTCAACAAGCCCGGCAAGTCCGAGCGGGTCGACCGCGCCAAGTATCTGGCGATGCGCAAGGCGCTTCTGTCGGTCCTGCCGGACGAGGCGCCTGGCCTGACCGTGCCCGATGCGAAAGAGGCGCTGCTGCCGCTCCTGCCGGACGATGTCTTCCCGCAGGGCAATACGGCCGGCTGGTGGCTCAAGGCCGTCCAGCTCGACCTCGAGGCGAAGGGCGTGATCAGGCGCGCGCCGCGCAAGCCGGTGCATCTCTACCGGCTCGGGACGGCCTGAGCTCAACCCGTCTCGGCGAAGGCCGTCGCCAGCGCTGCCGCTGCCTCGTCGAGCTCGGCGGTCTCATGCGCGGCGCTGACCTGGAGCCGCAACCGCGCCTCGCCCTGCGCCACGATCGGGAACGAGATCGCCGGAGCGAAGACACCAGCCCGGATCAAGCGCGTGGTCATGGCGCGCGCCCGTTCCTCGCCGCCGACCTTCACGGCAGTGATGGCGCTGTCGCTGTCATGACAGGCGAGCGCATAGAAGCGCAGCGCCTCGCGTAAATGAGCGACATTGCGCCAGAGCCGCTCGCGCGGGCCGGGATCGTCGCGGCAGATCTTCAGCGCGGTCAACGCCGTCGCGGCATTCGCCGTCGTCATCCCCATGGTGAAGATCCAGCTGCGCGACTGCGCCTTGAGCTTCTCGGTCAGAACGCGCGGACCGGCGACGAAGCCGCCGCTGGCGCCGCCCAGCGCCTTCGACAGTGAGCCGGTCAGCAGCATGTCGGGCGCGCCATTCGCAAGGCCGCAGAGCGGCGCGGTGCCGGCGCCACCTGGCCCGACCACGCCGGTCGCATGCGCTTCGTCGATCATCAGCAGCGCATCGAACTCGCGCGCCAGCGCCTGGATCTCAGAGAGTGGCGCGGCGCCACCCTCCATGCTGAAGATGCCGTCGGTGACGATGAGGCGTCGCTTCGCCCGCCTCGTACCCTCCAGCGCCCGGCGCAGACCCGCGACATTGCGGTTCTCGTAGGCCTCGACATCGGCGCGACTCAGGCGGCAGCCATCGATAATGCTGGCATGGTTCAGCCGATCCGAGATGATGACGTCCCCCGCTCCGACCAGCGTCGTCAGCACGCCGCCATTGGCACTGCCGCCGGAGGAGAACAGCGCCACCGCCTCGACGCCGAGGAAGGAGGCGAGGTTCTCGGCCAGCGCCTCGTGCAGCGGTGTCGTCACGAAGACCGGATAGATGCCGGTCCCGGTACCATAGAGCCGCATCGCCTCATTGGTCGCGGCGAGCACGCGCTCATCGGTCGAGAGGCCGAGATAGTCGTTGGCGCCGAGCATGATCGTGTCGACGCCGTCGAGCAGGATGCGCCCGCCGCAGCGGCGCTCGATCATCCGGCGGGTCGGGACATGCGCGTTCATGGCGCGGCCTTCGGCAGCGCGCCCGCGACGAGGTTCTGCCAGTAGCGCAGCACATGCGGGACGATTGCGTCGTTGAAGACATAACGGTCGCCGTGCAGCCCCTCGCCGGGACCGACCTCGCCAGCGCCGATCCAGGCATAGCAGCCACTGGCGGCGCGGATCATGAAGGCGAAGTCCTCGCAGCCCAGGCTCGGCTTGAATTCGGCCATGACGTTCTCCGGCCCGACAGCCACAGCTGCCGCCCGCGCCGCCAATGCCGCCGCCTCGACTGTATTGATCACCGGCGGATAGCCGCGCTTGTAGCCGAGCGCAGCGGTGACGCCATGCGAGGCGGCGACGCCCTGCGCGATCTCGCCGATGAGCTTCTCGCAGAGATCGGACAACGCCGGATCGAAGAAGCGGCAGGTACCCTGCAGCCAGACCTCCTTCGGCACGATATTGCCGACATTGCCGCCATGGACCTGGGTCAGGCTGACGACGATCGGCGTCTGCGGATCGACGGCACGCGAGACGATGCGCTGCAGGCTCTGGATGAAGGCGCCGGCGGCGAGGATCGGATCGTCGCCGAGATGCGGCATGGCGACATGGGCGCCGAGCCCGGAGAAGCGCAGCTCGAAATTGTCGACCGCCGCCATCTGCGCCCCGACCCGGGCCGCGATCGTGCCGAAAGGCACGCCCGGCCAGTTGTGCACGGCATAGACCGCCTCGACCGGGAAGCGCTCGAACAACCCTGCCTCGATCATCCTCATGCTGCCGCCCTCGTTCTCCTCGGCCGGCTGGAAGATGAAATGGACGGTGCCGTCGAATTCAGGGTTCTCGCTCAGGAGTTTCGCGGCTCCGAGCAGCATGGCGCTGTGGCCGTCATGACCGCAGGCATGCATCACGCCCTCTTTCTTCGAGGCGTAGGGCAGGCCAGTACGCTCGATGACGGGCAGTGCGTCGAGCTCGGCACGCAGGCCGATCGCGCGCGTGCCGGAGCCGGCGCGCAGCGTGCCGACGACGCCGGTGCCGCCGATGCCCTCCTGCACTTCGAGACCGAAGGAGCGCAGCTTGTCGGCAACGAAGCGGGCGGTCTCCACCTCCTGGAAGCCGAGCTCGGGATTGGCGTGGATGTGATGGCGCCAGGCGACGACCTCTGGTGTCAGCGCGGCGATCGGGTCATTGTGCAGCATGGTTCTCTCCTGTCCCACATGGATTAGGAGAGTGGACCGGGCAACGTCTTGAACCAGATTGACCGATGAATGAGCCGCGACAGGAGAGTCAGGAATTCTGGCGCCACGCCGCCT
This sequence is a window from Bosea vestrisii. Protein-coding genes within it:
- a CDS encoding TetR/AcrR family transcriptional regulator, whose amino-acid sequence is MPRPTKQSPERGSARTRLLEAARDVIRAKGFAATSVDDLCRAADVTKGAFFHHFASKEALGVAAAEFWTQEVTPFFAAAPYHKPADALDRVLAYVAFRKAIIAGDLFEFTCLVGTMAQEVHASAPDIRDACGRSIFGHAATLEADIEQARQERGITAGWTAESLARHTQAVLQGGFVLAKAGNEPELARESLDHLDRYIRHLFHVAEDLEHEPAHDDQLCLRAYAARSRG
- a CDS encoding DUF6958 family protein, whose product is MPDHKIEIENVNVNKPGKSERVDRAKYLAMRKALLSVLPDEAPGLTVPDAKEALLPLLPDDVFPQGNTAGWWLKAVQLDLEAKGVIRRAPRKPVHLYRLGTA
- a CDS encoding aminotransferase class I/II-fold pyridoxal phosphate-dependent enzyme, which gives rise to MNAHVPTRRMIERRCGGRILLDGVDTIMLGANDYLGLSTDERVLAATNEAMRLYGTGTGIYPVFVTTPLHEALAENLASFLGVEAVALFSSGGSANGGVLTTLVGAGDVIISDRLNHASIIDGCRLSRADVEAYENRNVAGLRRALEGTRRAKRRLIVTDGIFSMEGGAAPLSEIQALAREFDALLMIDEAHATGVVGPGGAGTAPLCGLANGAPDMLLTGSLSKALGGASGGFVAGPRVLTEKLKAQSRSWIFTMGMTTANAATALTALKICRDDPGPRERLWRNVAHLREALRFYALACHDSDSAITAVKVGGEERARAMTTRLIRAGVFAPAISFPIVAQGEARLRLQVSAAHETAELDEAAAALATAFAETG
- a CDS encoding amidohydrolase — its product is MLHNDPIAALTPEVVAWRHHIHANPELGFQEVETARFVADKLRSFGLEVQEGIGGTGVVGTLRAGSGTRAIGLRAELDALPVIERTGLPYASKKEGVMHACGHDGHSAMLLGAAKLLSENPEFDGTVHFIFQPAEENEGGSMRMIEAGLFERFPVEAVYAVHNWPGVPFGTIAARVGAQMAAVDNFELRFSGLGAHVAMPHLGDDPILAAGAFIQSLQRIVSRAVDPQTPIVVSLTQVHGGNVGNIVPKEVWLQGTCRFFDPALSDLCEKLIGEIAQGVAASHGVTAALGYKRGYPPVINTVEAAALAARAAAVAVGPENVMAEFKPSLGCEDFAFMIRAASGCYAWIGAGEVGPGEGLHGDRYVFNDAIVPHVLRYWQNLVAGALPKAAP